One Paenibacillus sp. SYP-B4298 genomic window, AGTATTGGTTTAACTGCAACCCGGCGGGGCCATACCATTGGTTCAAGGTGGAATGGCTTGACCAGGCAGCGGACAAGCGCGTGCTGCATCTGCACTTCACGATGGACGATAACTTGTCACTGTCGGAGCAGATCAAAGAGGGCTATCGGCGACTGTTCAGCGGTGTGTTCTTCAAAAGGTATATTCTTGGTTTATGGGTTCTTGCGGAAGGCGTCATATACGACATGTTCAACAAGGATAAGCATGTCGTACCGACTGAGGAGCGGCCATACACGCAATATTATGTGAGCTGCGACTATGGCACGCAGAACCCGACTACATTCGGTCTGTGGGGGCAGTACAGGAACATTTGGTACAAGGTCAAAGAGTACCATTACGATGGCCGGAAGCGCAGTCGGCAGAAGACTGACGAGGAATATTGCGACGATCTCATAGAATTTGTGGGGGAGCTGCCGATCAAGGGCGTCATCATAGACCCGTCGGCAGCTTCTTTTATTGCTGCGCTGAAGAAACGCGGGGCGCTTCGGGTGATCAAGGCGGCAAATGATGTTGTGGACGGTATCCGCGATGTCGCGTCCGCTCTGGTCGAGGGACTGATCAAGTTCAACAACTGCTGCAAGGAGACGTTCCGCGAGTTCAGCTCCTATGTATGGGACGAGAAGGCGGCAGCCCGCGGCGAGGACAAGCCAGTCAAGGAGAACGATCACCAAATGGACGGGGATCGTTATTTTGTGCATACCATTGTTAAACGCCGGGGAGGCGTGTTCTTCCCAGGGCAGAAAGGAAGGGTCAAATGACGCCTGCAATGAGAGAGATTGCAAAAATCATTCAAGACGGCGCAACGTCTGCCATGTCGCTCGAAGAAATCATCAAGACAGAGGTCAATGATTGGCTGGTATCGCAGGTCAGACGATGGATGCTTGTGGGCGAGCGGTATTATCGCAATAAGACGGATATACTGAGTCGCCAACGTATGACCATAGGTGACAACGGGGAGATGGTTCCTGTTGAAAACTTGGCCAACAACAAACTGGCGAATGCGTTTGTCCGCAAGTTGGTGGATCAAAAGGTCGGCTATTTGCTGGGCAAGCCGTTGAGCATCCAGACGACCAACAAGCAGTATGCAGCCGCTTGGGCGGAGATATTCAAGGCGGGCATGTACCGCCGCCTACAGAGCATTGGCAAAGAGGCGGTGAATAAGGGCATTGCCTGGATGTTCGTGCATTACGATGAGGCAGGGGCGCTCTCGTTTCGTAAGATGCGATCGGAGGAGATCCTACCGCTGTGGTCGGATGAAGCTCATACGGAGTTGGATGCCGTTATCCGGGTGTATGAGGTCGAGGGGTACGAGGGCACGAGCAAGAAGACGATAATCAAAGTGGAATTTTGGGATACGTCCGGCGTGCGGCGATATGTTCTTGATGGTGGTGGACTGATTCCTGATGTCGAGGCTGGAGAGTTTGACGTTCACTTTACAGTCACTCGCCGCGAAAAGGAACAGCCGATGAACTGGGAGAGGGTGCCGTTCATCGCTTGGAAGTACAACGAGGAGGAGCAGCCGTTGGTCGAGATCATAAAGTCACTGACAGATGACTACGATCGCAACAAGTCGGACAACTCCAACAACCTCGAAGACTTGCCTAACTCGATTTACAAGGTCAAGAATTATGACGCCACCGATCCGGAAGAATTCCGCAGGAACTTAGCGATCTGGCGTATCGGCTTCGTAGACGATAAAGGCGACATTGACGCCCTGGAGCTGCCAATTAACACTGAGGCCTACAAGACCCACATGGAGCAGGCGCGCAAGGACATCTACGAGTTTGGGAGAGGCGTGGACACCCAAGGCGTGGACATCGGCAGTGCGCCAAGCGGTGTTGCTCTTAAGTTTCTGTATTCCGATCTTGATCTTGACGCTTCGCTCATGGAGACGGAGTTTCAGGCCAGCTTGGAGCAGCTGCGCTGGTTTGTTGACACTCATCTGTACAACACCACAGGGAGCGATTACAGCGGCGAGGACGTTGAGTTTATTTTTAACCGG contains:
- a CDS encoding PBSX family phage terminase large subunit, producing the protein MARLKLKPPPFKWKPFSEKQVKVLTWWMPESPHHEMDGIICDGSVRAGKTVAMSLSYVFWAMESFNGEQFGMAGKTIGALRRNVIGPLKRMLTSRGYSVHDNLTDNVLTISRGLVANYFFLFGGKDERSQDLIQGITLAGMFFDEVALMPQSFVNQAVARCSIEGRKYWFNCNPAGPYHWFKVEWLDQAADKRVLHLHFTMDDNLSLSEQIKEGYRRLFSGVFFKRYILGLWVLAEGVIYDMFNKDKHVVPTEERPYTQYYVSCDYGTQNPTTFGLWGQYRNIWYKVKEYHYDGRKRSRQKTDEEYCDDLIEFVGELPIKGVIIDPSAASFIAALKKRGALRVIKAANDVVDGIRDVASALVEGLIKFNNCCKETFREFSSYVWDEKAAARGEDKPVKENDHQMDGDRYFVHTIVKRRGGVFFPGQKGRVK
- a CDS encoding phage portal protein, with amino-acid sequence MTPAMREIAKIIQDGATSAMSLEEIIKTEVNDWLVSQVRRWMLVGERYYRNKTDILSRQRMTIGDNGEMVPVENLANNKLANAFVRKLVDQKVGYLLGKPLSIQTTNKQYAAAWAEIFKAGMYRRLQSIGKEAVNKGIAWMFVHYDEAGALSFRKMRSEEILPLWSDEAHTELDAVIRVYEVEGYEGTSKKTIIKVEFWDTSGVRRYVLDGGGLIPDVEAGEFDVHFTVTRREKEQPMNWERVPFIAWKYNEEEQPLVEIIKSLTDDYDRNKSDNSNNLEDLPNSIYKVKNYDATDPEEFRRNLAIWRIGFVDDKGDIDALELPINTEAYKTHMEQARKDIYEFGRGVDTQGVDIGSAPSGVALKFLYSDLDLDASLMETEFQASLEQLRWFVDTHLYNTTGSDYSGEDVEFIFNRDMPTDEAAIITAIKDSVGILSDETLVAQHPWVRDLQAELDRLRKQKEEALQRMTDAYGGLPPDGDPDGGDGEDE